A region from the Benincasa hispida cultivar B227 chromosome 10, ASM972705v1, whole genome shotgun sequence genome encodes:
- the LOC120087666 gene encoding probable flavin-containing monooxygenase 1 isoform X1: MEPKKVGIIGAGISGLAACKFTLSKGLIPIVFEAKGDIGGVWTETLETTALQTPREMFQFSDFPWPKSVTEEFPRYNQVLDYLRSYAEHFGLLKHIRFNSRVLSIDYEGCSDEEMEGWTLWGGSGKAFAEGRKWRLNVVDETNGALQAIVVDFVVLCIGRFCDVPNIPKFPSNEGPEAFKAGKVLHSLEYSAMDFHTASNHIKDKRVTVVGFQKSALDIAMECANANGPNKPCTVLYKTEHWNLPNDHPWGIPLSFLYMNRFAELLIHKPGEGFFLYLLAVLLSPIRWLFSKIVETYVIKKHRLAKYGMVPSHSFLQSISACFIATLPEKFYDKVDEGSIVLKKSQSFGFCEEGIMIEGETKPIHSDLVILATGYRGDQKLKQIFASSTFRDYMTFHDSMISLYRLCIHPRIPQLAVVGFTENSSNLFTSEIRCRWLAEFMDDTFKLPSIKDMEKDIVNWEKTLKQYSGPFFKRACIAILHIWYCDQLCKDMGWNPRRKKGFFADLFLPYGPSDYASP; this comes from the exons ATGGAACCGAAGAAAGTGGGGATAATTGGAGCTGGAATAAGCGGACTAGCGGCCTGCAAATTCACTTTATCCAAAGGATTGATTCCGATAGTATTCGAGGCCAAAGGCGACATTGGCGGCGTTTGGACGGAGACGCTGGAGACGACGGCGTTACAGACGCCGAGAGAGATGTTCCAATTCTCCGATTTCCCTTGGCCGAAATCGGTGACCGAAGAATTTCCGAGATATAATCAAGTTCTAGATTACCTCAGATCTTACGCGGAACATTTCGGATTGTTGAAGCACATCAGATTCAATTCTAGAGTTCTTAGTATCGACTACGAAGGCTGCTCCGATGAGGAGATGGAAGGCTGGACTCTCTGGGGAGGCTCCGGCAAAGCCTTCGCTGAAGGGCGTAAATGGAGGCTCaatgttgttgatgaaactaatGGTGCACTCCAG GCAATCGTGGTGGACTTCGTAGTACTCTGCATCGGAAGATTCTGCGACGTTCCAAATATCCCCAAATTCCCTTCCAATGAAGGCCCCGAAGCTTTCAAAGCCGGTAAAGTTCTTCACTCTCTCGAATATTCCGCCATGGATTTCCACACTGCTTCCAATCACATCAAAGACAAACGAGTCACCGTCGTCGGTTTCCAGAAATCTGCTCTCGACATCGCCATGGAATGCGCCAATGCCAATG GCCCTAACAAACCCTGTACTGTGCTCTACAAAACCGAGCATTGGAACCTTCCTAATGACCATCCATGGGGGATCCCTCTGTCTTTTCTCTACATGAACCGATTCGCCGAGCTTCTGATTCACAAACCTGGCGAGGGTTTCTTCCTTTATCTCCTTGCCGTTCTTCTTTCCCCAATT AGATGGTTGTTCTCAAAGATTGTAGAAACCTACGTGATTAAAAAGCATAGATTAGCTAAATACGGGATGGTGCCAAGCCATAGCTTTCTACAGAGCATCAGTGCTTGTTTTATTGCTACATTACCTGAGAAATTCTATGACAAAGTGGATGAAGGAAGCATTGTTCTGAAGAAATCGCAGAGTTTCGGGTTTTGTGAAGAGGGTATCATGATCGAAGGAGAAACCAAACCAATTCACTCTGATTTGGTCATTTTGGCTACTGGATACAGAGGCGATCAAAAGCTTAAACAAATATTTGCTTCCTCTACTTTTCGAGATTACATGACTTTTCACGATTCCATGATTTCCTTGTACAG GCTATGCATTCATCCCAGAATCCCACAGCTAGCTGTGGTTGGATTTACAGAGAACTCTTCAAACTTGTTCACCTCGGAGATCCGGTGTCGATGGTTGGCGGAGTTTATGGATGACACGTTCAAGCTACCGAGCATCAAGGACATGGAGAAAGACATAGTCAACTGGGAGAAGACCTTGAAGCAATACTCAGGGCCTTTCTTTAAGCGAGCTTGCATTGCCATTTTGCATATTTGGTATTGCGATCAGTTGTGTAAGGACATGGGATGGAACCCCAGGAGGAAAAAAGGCTTCTTTGCTGACTTGTTTCTTCCTTATGGCCCTTCAGACTATGCTTCCCCTTGA
- the LOC120087666 gene encoding probable flavin-containing monooxygenase 1 isoform X3 — MEPKKVGIIGAGISGLAACKFTLSKGLIPIVFEAKGDIGGVWTETLETTALQTPREMFQFSDFPWPKSVTEEFPRYNQVLDYLRSYAEHFGLLKHIRFNSRVLSIDYEGCSDEEMEGWTLWGGSGKAFAEGRKWRLNVVDETNGALQAIVVDFVVLCIGRFCDVPNIPKFPSNEGPEAFKAGKVLHSLEYSAMDFHTASNHIKDKRVTVVGFQKSALDIAMECANANGPNKPCTVLYKTEHWNLPNDHPWGIPLSFLYMNRFAELLIHKPGEGFFLYLLAVLLSPIRWLFSKIVETYVIKKHRLAKYGMVPSHSFLQSISACFIATLPEKFYDKVDEGSIVLKKSQSFGFCEEGIMIEGETKPIHSDLVILATGYRGDQKLKQIFASSTFRDYMTFHDSMISLYRELFKLVHLGDPVSMVGGVYG; from the exons ATGGAACCGAAGAAAGTGGGGATAATTGGAGCTGGAATAAGCGGACTAGCGGCCTGCAAATTCACTTTATCCAAAGGATTGATTCCGATAGTATTCGAGGCCAAAGGCGACATTGGCGGCGTTTGGACGGAGACGCTGGAGACGACGGCGTTACAGACGCCGAGAGAGATGTTCCAATTCTCCGATTTCCCTTGGCCGAAATCGGTGACCGAAGAATTTCCGAGATATAATCAAGTTCTAGATTACCTCAGATCTTACGCGGAACATTTCGGATTGTTGAAGCACATCAGATTCAATTCTAGAGTTCTTAGTATCGACTACGAAGGCTGCTCCGATGAGGAGATGGAAGGCTGGACTCTCTGGGGAGGCTCCGGCAAAGCCTTCGCTGAAGGGCGTAAATGGAGGCTCaatgttgttgatgaaactaatGGTGCACTCCAG GCAATCGTGGTGGACTTCGTAGTACTCTGCATCGGAAGATTCTGCGACGTTCCAAATATCCCCAAATTCCCTTCCAATGAAGGCCCCGAAGCTTTCAAAGCCGGTAAAGTTCTTCACTCTCTCGAATATTCCGCCATGGATTTCCACACTGCTTCCAATCACATCAAAGACAAACGAGTCACCGTCGTCGGTTTCCAGAAATCTGCTCTCGACATCGCCATGGAATGCGCCAATGCCAATG GCCCTAACAAACCCTGTACTGTGCTCTACAAAACCGAGCATTGGAACCTTCCTAATGACCATCCATGGGGGATCCCTCTGTCTTTTCTCTACATGAACCGATTCGCCGAGCTTCTGATTCACAAACCTGGCGAGGGTTTCTTCCTTTATCTCCTTGCCGTTCTTCTTTCCCCAATT AGATGGTTGTTCTCAAAGATTGTAGAAACCTACGTGATTAAAAAGCATAGATTAGCTAAATACGGGATGGTGCCAAGCCATAGCTTTCTACAGAGCATCAGTGCTTGTTTTATTGCTACATTACCTGAGAAATTCTATGACAAAGTGGATGAAGGAAGCATTGTTCTGAAGAAATCGCAGAGTTTCGGGTTTTGTGAAGAGGGTATCATGATCGAAGGAGAAACCAAACCAATTCACTCTGATTTGGTCATTTTGGCTACTGGATACAGAGGCGATCAAAAGCTTAAACAAATATTTGCTTCCTCTACTTTTCGAGATTACATGACTTTTCACGATTCCATGATTTCCTTGTACAG AGAACTCTTCAAACTTGTTCACCTCGGAGATCCGGTGTCGATGGTTGGCGGAGTTTATGGATGA
- the LOC120087666 gene encoding probable flavin-containing monooxygenase 1 isoform X2, protein MEPKKVGIIGAGISGLAACKFTLSKGLIPIVFEAKGDIGGVWTETLETTALQTPREMFQFSDFPWPKSVTEEFPRYNQVLDYLRSYAEHFGLLKHIRFNSRVLSIDYEGCSDEEMEGWTLWGGSGKAFAEGRKWRLNVVDETNGALQAIVVDFVVLCIGRFCDVPNIPKFPSNEGPEAFKAGKVLHSLEYSAMDFHTASNHIKDKRVTVVGFQKSALDIAMECANANGPNKPCTVLYKTEHWNLPNDHPWGIPLSFLYMNRFAELLIHKPGEGFFLYLLAVLLSPIRWLFSKIVETYVIKKHRLAKYGMVPSHSFLQSISACFIATLPEKFYDKVDEGSIVLKKSQSFGFCEEGIMIEGETKPIHSDLVILATGYRGDQKLKQIFASSTFRDYMTFHDSMISLYRIPQLAVVGFTENSSNLFTSEIRCRWLAEFMDDTFKLPSIKDMEKDIVNWEKTLKQYSGPFFKRACIAILHIWYCDQLCKDMGWNPRRKKGFFADLFLPYGPSDYASP, encoded by the exons ATGGAACCGAAGAAAGTGGGGATAATTGGAGCTGGAATAAGCGGACTAGCGGCCTGCAAATTCACTTTATCCAAAGGATTGATTCCGATAGTATTCGAGGCCAAAGGCGACATTGGCGGCGTTTGGACGGAGACGCTGGAGACGACGGCGTTACAGACGCCGAGAGAGATGTTCCAATTCTCCGATTTCCCTTGGCCGAAATCGGTGACCGAAGAATTTCCGAGATATAATCAAGTTCTAGATTACCTCAGATCTTACGCGGAACATTTCGGATTGTTGAAGCACATCAGATTCAATTCTAGAGTTCTTAGTATCGACTACGAAGGCTGCTCCGATGAGGAGATGGAAGGCTGGACTCTCTGGGGAGGCTCCGGCAAAGCCTTCGCTGAAGGGCGTAAATGGAGGCTCaatgttgttgatgaaactaatGGTGCACTCCAG GCAATCGTGGTGGACTTCGTAGTACTCTGCATCGGAAGATTCTGCGACGTTCCAAATATCCCCAAATTCCCTTCCAATGAAGGCCCCGAAGCTTTCAAAGCCGGTAAAGTTCTTCACTCTCTCGAATATTCCGCCATGGATTTCCACACTGCTTCCAATCACATCAAAGACAAACGAGTCACCGTCGTCGGTTTCCAGAAATCTGCTCTCGACATCGCCATGGAATGCGCCAATGCCAATG GCCCTAACAAACCCTGTACTGTGCTCTACAAAACCGAGCATTGGAACCTTCCTAATGACCATCCATGGGGGATCCCTCTGTCTTTTCTCTACATGAACCGATTCGCCGAGCTTCTGATTCACAAACCTGGCGAGGGTTTCTTCCTTTATCTCCTTGCCGTTCTTCTTTCCCCAATT AGATGGTTGTTCTCAAAGATTGTAGAAACCTACGTGATTAAAAAGCATAGATTAGCTAAATACGGGATGGTGCCAAGCCATAGCTTTCTACAGAGCATCAGTGCTTGTTTTATTGCTACATTACCTGAGAAATTCTATGACAAAGTGGATGAAGGAAGCATTGTTCTGAAGAAATCGCAGAGTTTCGGGTTTTGTGAAGAGGGTATCATGATCGAAGGAGAAACCAAACCAATTCACTCTGATTTGGTCATTTTGGCTACTGGATACAGAGGCGATCAAAAGCTTAAACAAATATTTGCTTCCTCTACTTTTCGAGATTACATGACTTTTCACGATTCCATGATTTCCTTGTACAG AATCCCACAGCTAGCTGTGGTTGGATTTACAGAGAACTCTTCAAACTTGTTCACCTCGGAGATCCGGTGTCGATGGTTGGCGGAGTTTATGGATGACACGTTCAAGCTACCGAGCATCAAGGACATGGAGAAAGACATAGTCAACTGGGAGAAGACCTTGAAGCAATACTCAGGGCCTTTCTTTAAGCGAGCTTGCATTGCCATTTTGCATATTTGGTATTGCGATCAGTTGTGTAAGGACATGGGATGGAACCCCAGGAGGAAAAAAGGCTTCTTTGCTGACTTGTTTCTTCCTTATGGCCCTTCAGACTATGCTTCCCCTTGA